A segment of the Vibrio aquimaris genome:
CCATGGTTGCTGATGAAATGTCAAAGGCGATTGAAGCAGCACAGAAGGGTGGAACGCCTGCTCATTGGAAGAAGAATGTATTTGGTGTCTTGAAATACTCCGTCGGTGAAATTTTTGATCAAATTGATCTTAACCAGCGAGTGATGGATGAGCAGCAGCAGGCAGTCAAAATTCAAATTGCTGAGCTGCTTAATAAAGATTGGCGCGAAGCCATCAATAATTGCGAAGCTTTACTTTCTGAAACTTCAAATACTCTGCGCGAGCTCCAAGACACGCTGCAAGCGGCCAGTGATGAATTGCAAACTCAGATCTTAGACATTCAAGAGATTGTTTATGGGCAAGAATCGTTGCAGTTTATCGAAGAGGCGTTATTTGGATTACAAATGAAACTGGACCGAATAACCAGTTGGGGGCAGCAGGCGATTGACTTATGGATCGGCTACGATAGGCACGTGCACAAGTTTATCAGGACTGCGATTGATATGGATAAAAATCGTGCCTTCAGCACGCGTTTGCGTCAGTCAGTCAAAGACTATGATGAATCTCCTTGGTTTCTTACTTACGCCGATGCAGAAAGGTTGGTTGACCTTAGGGACGAAGCCCTAGTGTTGAGAGATGATGAAGTTACAGGTCAAGTGCCTTTGGAAGTGGAATATGAAGAATATCAAAAGGTAAATAATGATCTGTCTGAACGCATCAGTAGCATGCTAAAAGTCCACAAAGAGCAGGGAACACCAATCCACTTAGGTGTCGTATTGAAAGATTATCTAGCCCAACACCCCAGAACCCACCATTTTGATTTAGCACGTATTGTCATTGACCAAGCAGTACGCCTCGGCTATTCCGAGTCCGATTATCAGGCGATCCAGCCTGATTGGCACGCGATCAACCAATACGGTGCAAAGGTACAAGCAAATGTCATCGACAGATACTAATGATTACATGCCAGAGAAACTGGCCAAAGCGATTACAAATCCCTTATTTCCAATGCTAGACAGCTTATTGCGTTCTGGCAGACACATATCAACCGATGACCTCGACAATCACGCCTTGTTGTCTGACTTTGAAGTTGAATTATCTTCGTTCTACCAGCGCTACAACACTGAGCTTATCAAAGCACCTGAAGGTTTTTTCTATCTTCGTCCTCGCTCGACTTCTCTTATCAATCGAAGCGTTTTGTCTGAGTTAGACATGTTGGTTGGTAAGGTGTTGTGTTTCTTATACCTAAGCCCAGAGCGATTGGCTCATGAGGGTATTTTTACTAACCAAGAGCTTTATGAAGAGTTGTTAGCCCTATCTGATGAGAAGAAACTCATGAAGCTAGTGACCAACAGAGCGACAGGCTCAGACTTGGATAAAGAGAAGCTTTTTGACAAGGTACGAACGTCTCTTCGTCGCCTAAGACGCCTTGGCATGATCATCAATATCGGTGAAACGGGCAAATTTAGTATTAGTGAATCTGTTTTTCGCTTTGGCGCTGATGTCCGTGTCGGTGATGATATTCGCGAAGCTCAACTGCGTTTGATTCGAGATGGTGAAGCCGTGGTCCATACCAAAGAACCAAGTCAAGTGAGTCTATTGACAGAAAAAAATGAAGAGTCTTATCAGTCAGACAATGTAGAAGAAGGTGACGCATGATTGAAAGAGGTAAATATCAATCCCTGACCATGGTCAATTGGAACGGCTTTTTTGCCAGAACATTTGATATCGACGGTTTGGTAACCACTTTGTCAGGTGGTAATGGTGCGGGTAAATCAACCACAATGGCTGCTTTTATTACCGCGCTTATTCCGGATCAAACCTTACTGCATTTTCGCAACACAACAGAAGCAGGCAGTAGTCAATCTTCTCGAGATAAGGGGTTGTATGGCAAATTGCAGCCTGGCGCCTGCTACGCTGCTTTGGATGTGGTTAACTCACGTAATCAACGTTTGCTTTTTGCTGTTAAGTTGCAGCAAGTAGCTGGCCGAGATAAGAAAGTTGATATCAAACCCTTTGTGATTCAAGGGTTGCCAAGTCACGTCAAGCCAACCGATATCTTGATTGAAAGTGTTTCCGATACCCAAGCTCGGGTGCGTCAAATTAATGAGATCAAGCAATGTATCGCTGACTATGAGGGGGTGCAGCTTAAAGTATTTAACTCGATTGTTGACTATCACGGTCAGATGTTCGAGTTTGGCGTTATCCCTAAAAAATTGCGTAACTCCAGCGATCGTTCGAAATTTTATCGACTGATTGAAGCGTCACTCTATGGTGGTATTTCTAGCGCAATTACACGCTCGCTGCGTGACTACTTGTTACCTCAAAATGGCGGGGTTAAGAAAGCCTTTCAAGATATGGAGTCGGCACTGCGAGAAAATCGCATGACACTTGAGGCTATCAAAACAACGCAAGCTGACCGCGATTTATTTAAACACCTCATTACTGAGTCGACTAACTATGTTGCTGCTGACTATATGCGCCATGCTAATGAACGTCGCAGCAAATTAGAGCAAACTCTCTCATTTCGTGCCGAGCTGTACGGCTCTCGAGAAACTTTGGTTGAGCAAAACAATTTACTCAACCGAGTTCAACAAGAGCTTGAGCTTTTAATTGAGACCGAATCGGGCTTAGAGCAAGATTATCAGGCGGCCTCTGATCATCTGCAATTGGTACAAAATGCTCTTCGTCAGCAAGAAAAAATTGAACGCTATCAAGAGGATTTGCTAGAGCTCAGTGAGCGCCTTGAAGAACAGATGATGGTGGTGGAAGAAGCCCAGGAGCGTGTTTTCATCATCGAAGAACAAGCTTCCATTGCTGAAGAAGAAGTGGATAGCTTAAAAACTCAGCTTGCTGATTATCAACAAGCACTAGATGTTCAGCAAACGCGAGCGCTTCAATATCAGCAAGCGGTTCAAGCGTTAGAAAAAGCTAAGTTATTACTTGGGGATGATGAACTTACCGCCGACAGCGCTCAAGCCGTTGTCTCTCACCTTAAAGATCAAGAATCTGAGAACACCTCCTCCTTACTTGCTGTCAAACACAAGCTCGATATGTCATCGGCTGCGGTTGAGCAATTTGAATTAGCTTTGCAACTGGTTAGAAAAATTTTGGGTGCTGGCGTAGAACGTAAAGAGGCTTCTACGCTTTCTAAGCAGCTCATCAATCAAGCTAGAGATGCCGAGCAAATCATTGGTAACGAAAAGCAGTGGTACGCGCAGCATCGAGACTTGGAACGTCGTCTTAGTCAACAGCAACAGGCTAAGGAAGCGCTTGATACCTATCATAAACAGTACCATATCCAATTGACGGATGAATCCACGCTCGAACAAGAGCGTGAGGCAAAGTTGGCGCAAGTCGAGTCTTTGGAACTTGAGTTGGAAACACTGCGTGAGAGTCGAACTGACAAACGTCGTAGTGAGCAAGACCTGTCGGCTGAGATCAAACGTTTAGAAAAGATTACTCCTCCTTGGATCGCAGCTCATGATGCTTTAGAAAATCTTAAAGAGCAAAGTGGCGCGGACTTATACGATAAGCAAGCGGTTATGTCGCATATGCAAATCGTTTTGGAGCAAGAAAAGCGGCAGACATTAGAGAAAGAAAAGCTAGGTGAGCGTCGAGTTCAACTGGACAATGAGATTGAAAGGCTTGCATCACCAGGTGGCTCAAATGATCCGCGTTTGAAAGGGTTAGCGGATACATTAGGCGGTGTATTGTTATCAGAAATCTATGATGATATCACCATTGATGATGCGCCTTATTTTAGTGCCATGTATGGCCCTTCGCGACATGCGATTGTTGTTTCAGATCTGACTGATATTGAAACAAAGCTTGTTGAGCTTGATGACTGCCCTGAAGACCTTTATGTCATTGAAGGTGACATTGATGCCTTTGATGATAGCTCGTTCGATGCAGAAGAGTTACAAGGCGCAGTTTGTGTTCGTATGAACGATCGACAAATGCGCTATTCGCGTCTGCCGGAGATTCCGTTGTTTGGCCGAGCAGCTCGAGAGCAGCGCTTGGAAATACTGCGTGATGAACGAGAAGAAGTTGTTGAGCAACATGCCAAGGCTGCATTCGATTCACAGAAATTGCAGCGCTTATATCAAACGTTTAACCAATTTGTCGCGCAGCACATTCAGGTAGCCTTTGAATCTGATCCAGAACAAGCCTTAGCTGCAGTTCGCGATAGGCGCAACCAAATTGTACGGGATTTGACAAACTTAGATGCGAAGGTTCAACAAAATAGCGCCCAGCTAGTCTCGAGCAAACAAGCGCTCACTTTGCTTGATAAATTGGCACCCGTCATGGTGTTAATTGAAGATGAGTCATTGGCATTACGCTTTGAAGATCTTGAAGAAAAAATGGCTCAATTGGCCGACGCTAAGAGCTTTTTAACCAGTCATACCAAGTCTATCGACCAACTGCAAAAAGTCGCGTCTGCTCTTGAAGTCGATCCGGAAGAACTTGACGCTCTTGAAGCTGAGTACCGAGCACAAGATTCTCAATTACAGGAGCTCAAAAAGCGTATTTTCGCCGTATCTGACCTTGTTGAGCGTCGTCATCATTTTTCTTATTCAGACTCGATTGAGTTGCTCGATAGAAGTAGTGAATTGAGCGAACAACTTAAAACTAAGCTTGTGCAAGCAGAGCGGCAACGCACGCGTGCTCGTGATGAGTTAAAGCAGTCACAGGGTCAAATGAACCAATACCATCAGGTGCTGGCATCATTAAAGAGTTCCCATCAAGCTAAACAAGAAACGGTACAAGAGTTTAAGCAAGAGCTCCAAGAGTTTGGTGTTCACGCTGACGAAGGTGCTAAAGAGCGTGCGATTCGTCGCCGTGACGAGTTGCAAGAACGTATGCACACTTCACGTAGTCGAAAAAGTGAACTGGAAAAAACGATCACATCGACTGAATTAGAAATGAAAGGGCTAGCAAAACGTCTTAAGAAAGTTCAAAAGGACTATGTTGAGTTTCGAACTTTCGTTGTGGCAGCCAAGGCTGGTTGGTGCTCCGTATTGCGCTTAGCTCGTGAAAATGACGTAGAACGTCGATTACATAAACGTGAACTGGCCTATTTGTCGGCAGATGAGCTCCGCTCTATGTCGGATAAATCGCTCGGTGCTTTGCGTCTTGCTGTTGCCGATAATGATGACTTACGCGATGCTCTTCGTCTGTCAGAAGATAATGCCCGTCCAGAGCGTAAAGTGCTTTTTTACATCGCTGTTTATCAACATTTGCGCGAGCGAATTCGTCAAGACATTATTCGAACAGATGATCCAGTTGAAGCGATTGAAGAGATGGAAGTTGAATTAGCTAGGTTAACCGAAGAGCTAACTCAGCGTGAAAACCGCTTGGCGATTAGCTCTGAATCGGTCGCCAGTATCATTAAGAAAACCATTCAGCGGGAGCAAAACCGTATTCGTATGCTCAACCAAGGGCTATCGAACATCGCGTTTGGACAAGTTAAAGGCGTACGTCTGAATGTGAAAATTCGTGAGAGCCATGAGGTTTTACTTGACGGCCTAGCGCAGCAGCAAGATCAGCACAAGGACCTGTTTGAAACAACTCGACATACATTTTCTGAGGCAATGGCAAAGTTATTTCAGCGCGTCAACCCTCATATTGATATGGGGCAACGCAGCCCGCAAGTATTAGGCGAGGAACTGCTAGATTACCGCAATTATCTAGAATTGAGTGTTGAAGTGTGCCGTGGTTCTGACGGCTGGTTACAAGCTGAATCCGGTGCTCTTTCTACTGGTGAAGCAATAGGTACCGGCCAATCTATCTTGCTTATGGTTGTTCAAAGTTGGGAAGAAGAATCGAGACGTTTGCGAAGCAAAGATATTGTTCCATGTCGTTTATTATTCTTGGATGAAGCAGCGCGTTTAGATGCTAAGTCTATTTCAACTTTGTTTGAGTTATGTGATCGCTTAGATATGCAGTTGCTTATTGCTGCTCCAGAAAACATCAGCCCAGAAAAAGGGACGACCTATAAACTGGTTCGTAAAGTGTTCAAAGATCACGAGCATGTTCATGTGGTTGGTTTACGAGGTTTCGCCCAACCCGAACAGGGCGAGGAAACAGAAGAAGCGCTCATGGAGTAACGCTTATACCCGAGTCAAAAAAAGCTGCTCAGTAGAGCAGCTTTTTTTGTTTTGCGTTTTATAAACTTAGCTAGAACTGCGCGGCTGAGCCGAATTGTTTGGCTGCGTAGGCGACTCTTTGGCTAGCATCTGGGTAGACTCTCGGTGATCCCAAATTTTCTATATGGTGTAAGCGCGGGAGTAGACCGACACCATTTGCAATTTGAATCGCGAGCCCAGGCCGAGCATTGAGTTCCAGAACCATAGGACCTTCTTCTTTATCAAGTACCATGTCTGTCCCCATATAACCAAGCCCCGTCATCTCCCAGGCACTGGATGCAAGGGTTAATAAACGCTGCCAATGTGGTACTTGTAACGTCGAAAGATCTTTACTTGTATCAGGATGGTGAGTGATGGGATGATCGAATTGAACAGCTCTAACCGCTTTGCCTGTAGCAATATCAATACCCACACCCACGGCACCTTGGTGAAGGTTTGCTTTGCCGTCAGATGCTGCGGTCGAACACCTCATCATGGCCATCACTGGGTAGCCTTTAAATACGATAATACGAACATCTGGCACTCCTTCGTAGCTAAAGCCATTAAAACAGTCATCGAATTTAATCAGATTTTCAACAACCGCAACATCGTTTTTTCCCCCAAGTGAGAATAGGCCAGCCAATGCGTTACTTATATGCCTTTCAACATCTTGTTTGTTTATAGAGGCACCAGAGGGCTTAGTGTAGACTCCATTTTGGTGGGACGTGACTACCAAGATACCTTTACCCCCACTTCCCTGAGCCGGTTTAATAACAAACCCAGGCCAATCTTTAACCATGTTGTGGATGTTCTTAACTTCCGCTTGATGGCTGATAACACCGATTAGCTCAGGTGTAGTGGCTCCGTGCTGCTGAGCAATGATTTTAGTTTTAAGTTTGTCATCAACCAAAGGGTACTTAGAGCGATCATTGTATCGGCCTATGTAGCTGTGATTGCGCTGGTTCATGCCCATAATACCATTAGAGCGTAATTTATTAGGCGACGTAAACTGCGAAGTAAATCGTGACAGCATAGTTTAGTCCTCCGCTAATGGTTTAAAGCGCCTTAGCTCGGTCAGGCGGTACCCTGTGTATGTTCCAAGTAGCAAGATACCGGCTAATACAATCAGCTGAAGACCAATAAAGTTAAATGTCAGATGCTGAATGTATGAATTGGTCATAGCAAGGTAAACAAGCGTCGCAGTGGCAAGCGAACCACCACCTTGGAGAATCACTTCCTTAGCGCCTTCCTCCTCCCATAGAATCGACATACGTTCAATGGTCCACGATAGAATAATCATCGGGAAGAAAGTAATCGAGAGTCCCTCGGTTAAGCCGATCTTAAACGCCACAACCGTAAATACGGAAATAATCATGATTACGGTGATAATAACGGCAGATATTCTGGCGACGAGCAATAAATTTAGCCTAGAAAGGTAGCTGCGGATAATCAACCCTGTACCCACGATCAATAAAAATCCGACGATTCCTGTTAGCAGTTGGGTTTGTACGAAAGCCACTGCTATTAGCACAGGCATGAAAGTTCCTGATGTTTTTAGTCCAATAATCACGCGTAGGAATACCACAATGAGTGCGCCAATAGGAATAAGCATGATGGTCTTAAACATAGCTTGTTCTTCAAGTGGTAAACTGTGTATGGAGAAGTTAAGCAGGCCATCCGCTTCGACTTTATCCAGTGTCGCTTGCTTGGGTGAGACATCTTGAGCAATCATCGAAAAATGAACCTGACTATTTTGCCCACCGACGATATCTAGGAGCGATACGTTTGACTCATCCCAGACTAATATATTCTCATCAATGGCTTGAGTCGCATTTTTGGGATTAAATAGGACCCATTCACTGCCGTCCCAGACTTGGTTCATCAGCTCAATAGTTTGACGGCGGCGGCCGTCCTCCAATTCGATAACACCAACAATTTTGCTTGGAATTTTGGCATAGGCGAGGACTTTATCAACGGCAGAAACCTTGTCCATTTTATTGAGTAGCAGTCCCGCATTCTGACTGTCTGAATCGTTGAGGATTTTAATCAGTTCTCTGGTGAAAGTAACATCGTCCGCTGAACTCTTATTGGCTTGTTCTATAATGGATATGGCGGCGGCTTCGGTAGGTCCATCAAAGGTTGGTGAAATGATTTTCTTTGTAGGTGCTTGTGTTTTTACTTTTGCTTGAGGATCAACAAGAAATTGAGCTTTATAATATATCGTTTGGGCTCCAGCAGCCTGTCGGATTGACCATTCAGCGCGGCGCCCTGAATCAGACTTTATATAGGAGACACCATAGCCTGAGGATGAAGAGGATTCATTGATCAAAGTAAAGCCATTTTGTGTATGAGGAATGGCTAACGAGGCTTTAACTGGTTTAGATTGAGCATTAAATTCTACGCGAGCTTCTATATCCCAGATCTGGCGAGTTTCACCGGGAGTCCAAGGGACACCATATGTCTGGTGACGAAACATACTCAGAGCAATACCTGCCACTATGAGTAAGGCGACAGATATATAAAAGGGGACTTTAGACGTCATAAGCTACCTTATTTTTTTTGTTCAAGTTCCGTTTGAATGTATTTTTTACTTACATCCACCACTGCAATGTCTCGGATGAAATCGCGACCTAGCAATACAGGATGGATCATTTGGGAGCGATCTGCCAAAGTAAACTGTGTCTTTTCGTGAATTTTGCCCAATCTAACCCACAATTCAACCACAGGACGACGTTCTAGTTGACAATTTGTCGCCTGACGTATCTTTGCATAACGAATAATAGGGGCTTCAATCCAATTGTTATCATCCAATGGTGTTATACCATCGGAGAGATGAAAGCGTATCCAATTTTTGCCATTACGTTCAAACTCTTCGACATCGACAGCATTCAGCGATGATGTTTCTGAACCAGTATCGATACGAGCATCAAATTTCTGCTCTACGGAGCCTATGACAACTTTTTCAATTTCACCGAGCATTAGTGCTCTAGTCGAATGAGCTTGGGTCTTTGTAGACGCTGATGGTATGTGGTCTACTCGTGGTTTGCCTGCCTGGACTAGCGTTTGTTGTCTGAGCTTTCGAACTTCAGAGCTAAGTGAGTCAACTTTTGCTGTTAGAGTGGAAATTTGATTATCTTTATCAGACATCTGCGCATGTATTTGGTCAAATCTTTGCGCGGAATTGGTTTCGGAAGCTTGGATCGCAGCCAAGGTTTCTTGATGATATTGTTCACTGTTAGTAAGAGTACAACCGGAAACAAGTGTTATAGCAATTACCGGAGCCAATTTGATTAACATGAAAAATCCTAATAATAGGTTAAAGTGTTCTGATTAGTTTAAAGATTAAAACTGCCAATACTCGCAGAGTGAAACTATCATGATTTCACTACAATGAGTTGTTTTCTTTCCTATATGAAAGAGTTGTATTCATCAGAAGATTCTAAATCTTTTCAAGCTTTAGATTAAGGGGGAGACAGACTCGAAAGGTTAAGAGTCTGTCAAAAATTGTCTTAGTGAGGTTTTTTCGCAACAAGAGTAGCGCGACGAGGAGCAGGATGACCTTCTAAGGTTCTACTTGGATCCTTGGGATCGAGATAATCAGGGAGCGAATTATGTGTCATCCATGAGGTAGTTCGCTGCTCATCAGTCGTCGTAATATTCTCTTCAGCAATAATCACATTTTCAAAGCCGACCTGCTCCAACCAAACTTTGAGAGCTTTCGCTGAAGGAAAAAAGTATACATTACGCATTTGTGCGTATCGGTCTGTTGGGACGAGCACAGAGGTTTCATCGCCTTCAATAACCAGAGTTTCAAGTACCAGCTCTCCTCCAGAAACAAGCTGATCTTTGAGCTGAATGAGGTGATCAAGCGGCGAACGGCGATGGTAGAGAACACCCATACTAAACACAGTATCGAAAGCTTCCAATTTAGGGAGTTGCTCGATTCCAAGTGGCAAAAGGTGGGCGCCCTGATGATCCCCCATGAGTTTGCGCACTGCCTCAAATTGTACAAGGAACAAATGGGAAGGATCGATTCCTACGCATAGGCGGGCGCCTTCTCCGAGCATTCGCCACATATGATAGCCGTTACCGCAGCCTACATCGAGAATGTTGCGATCTTTTAGTGGTGAGATATGAGGTAGAACCCGGTCCCACTTCCAGTCGCTTCGCCATTCCGTATCAATGTGAATACCATGTAGGTGATACGGACCTTTACGCCATGGATGGAAAGTGCGCAATAGATTTTCTAGCTTCTTAAGCTCACACGGTTCCAAAGGCGTATCGTTGGACAGGGTGACTGAATTTTTTATATCGATTTGGTCAGGAGAACCAACAGGAATTTTATTAAGGGCTTTGAGCCAGCGACCAAAGTCACCATGTTCTGAATTTTGCCAATCTGTAAGCTGCTGTGGCAAGACATTAAGCCATGGCTGAAGGCGAGTATCGGTTGCAATTAACTTATAAAAATTGGCAAAGTTAAACATAATATTTCACTGATAATAGAGTTGAGAATGTTTGTGTAAATGTAAGGAGTAAGTGCAATGTTTGACTATTTTATCGCAAACATTGAACCAAAATTAAAGCACTGAAACCAAACATCGAAGCTACTATAGCCAATCTTTGCGAAACGCTCGTTATGTGTGTTTTTGGAGTCAGGGCGCATGATGTTCTCTATCGCACTGCGCTTTTGGCTAATTTCGAGTTCGCTGTAGCCATTGGCACGTTTAAAATCGTGATGTAAGTCGACAAGGAGCTCATTGGATACGGTATCTTCAAAGACAAATTTCTCTGAAATAATCAAAATTCCGCCTGGGCGCAAACCCTTGTATATGTTCTCCAGTAGCGCATAGCGATCGTCAGCTGATAAAAACTGCAGCGTAAAGTTAAGTACGACTACTGAGGCATTATCGATTTCAATATCGCGAATATCGGCTTCTATGACATTTACGGGAGTATCACTGCGGTAAGCGTTGATGTGGAGTTTGCAACGCTCAACCATAGCTGAAGAGTTGTCGACCGCAATAATTTGGCATCCTTCTTGGGTGATGTTTCGACGCATGGATAGCGTGGCTGCACCCAGTGAGCACCCTAAATCATAAATATTGGAATAAGGCTTAACAAAGCGCTCTGCTAACATGCCGATTGCTGAGATAATATTGCTATAGCCGGGTACAGAGCGCTGAATCATATCAGGGAATACTTCTGCGACACGTTCATCAAAGGTAAAATCCCCAATTTTATCGATTGGTGTTGAAAAGATAGTATCAGGGTTACTCTTAGGGTTCATAACAGCTTCTCTCAACTAAAGGCTATCAGCCTTACAGTCCTACAGATTTAAAAAACTGTACATTTTATGTGAATTTTCATCTTCTGTCATGTTTCAAGCGCTTTACGTCATAACTAGCTGACTTCAACACAAGCTAGATTATTGTTGAGACACGCCATTACTGACTAACAAGAGGGCATAGAGTCAGCAGCTAAAACATTTGTATCTGTTTGTTTTCTTTAGTAGCAGGGAAACAATTGAGGTCTGGTAGTGTTACTTTCTCCTGTAGCTGCCGATAAAGATTTGCTGCCAGCTCAGGCGCAAGGATATTATCTGCGGTGTGTATCATTAAATAAGGCTGTTTACCTTGGCTTACCCAGTCTGCAAGTTTGGATAGCCAAGGGACAAAAAAGTCATAGTTGTTGTTTTCTAATGGGTGGCCGATAAACCTCACCATGGGATTGCTGGCTGTAGCGAGTGCGTGAACCGGAACCTTAGGTTTTTTCTTTTGAGCATCGATAATGGCGTCGTTATTGGGTTTTGCGGTAAACACAGGTCGACTGTCCATTATGATTCGGTCGTATTCTTGCTCTATGAGCCAAGCATTAAGTGCGCGTTCTGCATCGCCTTTTAAGAAAAATGCTGGATGCCTGACTTCTATGCCAATGGGAAATTCTTTAGGAAATAGGGCGCAAAATTGTTGAAGTTGGCTCAAATGTTCAGGGCCAAAGGCCGCTGGCAACTGAATGGTCCACTGTCCAATTCGATGATGTAATGGTTCCATGATGGATATAAAATCATGCAATTCCGCTTTGCAACCGCGCAACATCTGCTGATGTGTGATGTTTTTGGGTAACTTAAAGGTAAAGCGGAACTCATCATGTGTTGATGCGTGCCAGTTACGTATTGTTGCGGCATTAGGTGTCGCGTAAAACGTGGTATTGCCTTCTACGGTATGAAAGACGCTGGCGTATTTTTCTAATCGCTCATTGGGCTTTGTGCCACTGCCGTAAAAAGTTTGCTGCCAATTATTATGAGACCACATAGTGAGTCCGAGCCTGACTGGATAAGCATTCATATCTATATTTCGAATAATGATTGATGAGAATTTTGCCGAATCACCCTGAATAAGGCTATAATCAGCGCCAATTTTTCGTATTGCTATTGTTTTAGCCCTCTATTGGTGTAAAAAACACCAATAGATGATAAATCGCAATAACTTGTGCGTTGAGTAGTCGATTTTAAGACACTTTCAGCGTATAAATGGAGCTTTGCACTATCGGTAAAGTTATCACCGATGGGTAGTAATTAACATACTAAAAGAGATTGGGAAATTCATTATGCGTACCCATTACTGTGGTCACTTGAACAAGTCCCTCGCAGGACAAACTGTAGAACTTTGTGGTTGGGTTAATCGTCGCCGCGATTTAGGTGGACTAATTTTCATTGATATGCGAGATCGTGAAGGCATTGTTCAGGTAGTGGTGGATCCAGATATGGCAGATGCGTATGAAGTGGCCAATACACTTCGTAATGAATTCTGTATCAAGCTTACCGGTGAAGTTCGAGTCCGTCCGGATAGTCAGGTCAACAAAGACATGGCGACTGGGGAAGTCGAGGTTATTGCTAAAGGTTTAGACATTATAAACCGCGCTGACGTTCTTCCGTTAGATTTCAATCAGA
Coding sequences within it:
- the mukF gene encoding chromosome partition protein MukF, whose protein sequence is MGEILANTAAEQPIDELVGWVKQHDFSLNLTTERLAFLIAIAVLSNERFDEELGEGELHDAFAIVTRLFESTGEATAFRANNAINDMVKQRLISRFTSEINDGASIYRLSPLAVGVTDYYLRYREFSKLRLSIQLSMVADEMSKAIEAAQKGGTPAHWKKNVFGVLKYSVGEIFDQIDLNQRVMDEQQQAVKIQIAELLNKDWREAINNCEALLSETSNTLRELQDTLQAASDELQTQILDIQEIVYGQESLQFIEEALFGLQMKLDRITSWGQQAIDLWIGYDRHVHKFIRTAIDMDKNRAFSTRLRQSVKDYDESPWFLTYADAERLVDLRDEALVLRDDEVTGQVPLEVEYEEYQKVNNDLSERISSMLKVHKEQGTPIHLGVVLKDYLAQHPRTHHFDLARIVIDQAVRLGYSESDYQAIQPDWHAINQYGAKVQANVIDRY
- the mukE gene encoding chromosome partition protein MukE, whose amino-acid sequence is MSSTDTNDYMPEKLAKAITNPLFPMLDSLLRSGRHISTDDLDNHALLSDFEVELSSFYQRYNTELIKAPEGFFYLRPRSTSLINRSVLSELDMLVGKVLCFLYLSPERLAHEGIFTNQELYEELLALSDEKKLMKLVTNRATGSDLDKEKLFDKVRTSLRRLRRLGMIINIGETGKFSISESVFRFGADVRVGDDIREAQLRLIRDGEAVVHTKEPSQVSLLTEKNEESYQSDNVEEGDA
- the mukB gene encoding chromosome partition protein MukB, whose protein sequence is MIERGKYQSLTMVNWNGFFARTFDIDGLVTTLSGGNGAGKSTTMAAFITALIPDQTLLHFRNTTEAGSSQSSRDKGLYGKLQPGACYAALDVVNSRNQRLLFAVKLQQVAGRDKKVDIKPFVIQGLPSHVKPTDILIESVSDTQARVRQINEIKQCIADYEGVQLKVFNSIVDYHGQMFEFGVIPKKLRNSSDRSKFYRLIEASLYGGISSAITRSLRDYLLPQNGGVKKAFQDMESALRENRMTLEAIKTTQADRDLFKHLITESTNYVAADYMRHANERRSKLEQTLSFRAELYGSRETLVEQNNLLNRVQQELELLIETESGLEQDYQAASDHLQLVQNALRQQEKIERYQEDLLELSERLEEQMMVVEEAQERVFIIEEQASIAEEEVDSLKTQLADYQQALDVQQTRALQYQQAVQALEKAKLLLGDDELTADSAQAVVSHLKDQESENTSSLLAVKHKLDMSSAAVEQFELALQLVRKILGAGVERKEASTLSKQLINQARDAEQIIGNEKQWYAQHRDLERRLSQQQQAKEALDTYHKQYHIQLTDESTLEQEREAKLAQVESLELELETLRESRTDKRRSEQDLSAEIKRLEKITPPWIAAHDALENLKEQSGADLYDKQAVMSHMQIVLEQEKRQTLEKEKLGERRVQLDNEIERLASPGGSNDPRLKGLADTLGGVLLSEIYDDITIDDAPYFSAMYGPSRHAIVVSDLTDIETKLVELDDCPEDLYVIEGDIDAFDDSSFDAEELQGAVCVRMNDRQMRYSRLPEIPLFGRAAREQRLEILRDEREEVVEQHAKAAFDSQKLQRLYQTFNQFVAQHIQVAFESDPEQALAAVRDRRNQIVRDLTNLDAKVQQNSAQLVSSKQALTLLDKLAPVMVLIEDESLALRFEDLEEKMAQLADAKSFLTSHTKSIDQLQKVASALEVDPEELDALEAEYRAQDSQLQELKKRIFAVSDLVERRHHFSYSDSIELLDRSSELSEQLKTKLVQAERQRTRARDELKQSQGQMNQYHQVLASLKSSHQAKQETVQEFKQELQEFGVHADEGAKERAIRRRDELQERMHTSRSRKSELEKTITSTELEMKGLAKRLKKVQKDYVEFRTFVVAAKAGWCSVLRLARENDVERRLHKRELAYLSADELRSMSDKSLGALRLAVADNDDLRDALRLSEDNARPERKVLFYIAVYQHLRERIRQDIIRTDDPVEAIEEMEVELARLTEELTQRENRLAISSESVASIIKKTIQREQNRIRMLNQGLSNIAFGQVKGVRLNVKIRESHEVLLDGLAQQQDQHKDLFETTRHTFSEAMAKLFQRVNPHIDMGQRSPQVLGEELLDYRNYLELSVEVCRGSDGWLQAESGALSTGEAIGTGQSILLMVVQSWEEESRRLRSKDIVPCRLLFLDEAARLDAKSISTLFELCDRLDMQLLIAAPENISPEKGTTYKLVRKVFKDHEHVHVVGLRGFAQPEQGEETEEALME
- a CDS encoding alpha-L-glutamate ligase-like protein: MLSRFTSQFTSPNKLRSNGIMGMNQRNHSYIGRYNDRSKYPLVDDKLKTKIIAQQHGATTPELIGVISHQAEVKNIHNMVKDWPGFVIKPAQGSGGKGILVVTSHQNGVYTKPSGASINKQDVERHISNALAGLFSLGGKNDVAVVENLIKFDDCFNGFSYEGVPDVRIIVFKGYPVMAMMRCSTAASDGKANLHQGAVGVGIDIATGKAVRAVQFDHPITHHPDTSKDLSTLQVPHWQRLLTLASSAWEMTGLGYMGTDMVLDKEEGPMVLELNARPGLAIQIANGVGLLPRLHHIENLGSPRVYPDASQRVAYAAKQFGSAAQF